From one Micromonospora siamensis genomic stretch:
- a CDS encoding extracellular solute-binding protein, with the protein MTTKRHVGALLALLLTSASLVAGCGGGGEDEAAPPGELYKNPVTLTWWHNAPQDGPGKTYWAKVAKDFSALHPSVTIKIEAIETNQLQRTRIPAALLSNDPPDVFMSWGGGELREQVEAGYLKDITDQVRTEVGTIGSAAEIWQVDGRQYGLPFRMGIEGVWYNKELFAKAGITAPPTTFEELNTAVTRLKAINVTPIAVGAGDKWPAAHWWYNFALRDCSVDTLKKATRDKVFDDPCFVKAGQDLKAFIDTRPFQNNFIATPGQNDPTSANGLLANGKAAMELMGDWNRGTLDNVATDKARLATFIGWFPVPAIAGSAGDPKAALGGGDGFACAKAAPAECVEFLKYIASPDVQKGYAETGTGLPVVKGAEAGIKDPALKSILQATADASYVQLWLDTAYGSTVGTAMNDAIVAIFSGNGTPEKVVSAMKAAASK; encoded by the coding sequence ATGACTACGAAGCGTCATGTGGGCGCACTCCTGGCACTGTTGCTGACCAGCGCTTCCCTCGTAGCCGGCTGCGGCGGCGGGGGCGAGGACGAGGCGGCCCCACCGGGCGAGCTGTACAAGAACCCGGTGACCCTGACCTGGTGGCACAACGCCCCCCAGGACGGTCCCGGCAAGACCTACTGGGCGAAGGTCGCCAAGGACTTCTCCGCCCTCCACCCGAGCGTCACGATCAAGATCGAGGCGATCGAGACCAACCAGCTCCAGCGGACCCGGATCCCGGCAGCCCTGCTGAGCAACGACCCACCCGACGTCTTCATGTCCTGGGGCGGCGGCGAGCTGCGCGAGCAGGTCGAGGCCGGCTACCTCAAGGACATCACCGACCAGGTCAGGACCGAGGTCGGCACCATCGGCAGCGCCGCCGAGATCTGGCAGGTGGATGGCAGGCAGTACGGTCTGCCGTTCCGGATGGGCATCGAAGGCGTCTGGTACAACAAGGAACTCTTCGCGAAGGCCGGCATCACGGCGCCGCCGACCACCTTCGAGGAACTCAACACCGCGGTCACCAGGCTCAAGGCCATCAACGTCACGCCGATCGCGGTGGGCGCCGGCGACAAGTGGCCCGCCGCGCACTGGTGGTACAACTTCGCGCTGCGCGACTGCTCGGTCGACACCCTCAAGAAGGCGACCAGGGACAAGGTCTTCGACGACCCGTGCTTCGTCAAGGCCGGCCAGGACCTGAAGGCCTTCATCGACACCAGGCCGTTCCAGAACAACTTCATCGCCACGCCCGGCCAGAACGACCCCACCAGCGCGAACGGTCTGCTCGCCAACGGCAAGGCGGCGATGGAGCTGATGGGCGACTGGAACCGGGGCACGCTGGACAACGTCGCCACCGACAAGGCCAGGCTCGCCACGTTCATCGGCTGGTTCCCCGTACCGGCGATCGCCGGCTCCGCCGGTGACCCGAAGGCGGCCCTCGGTGGCGGCGACGGCTTCGCCTGCGCCAAGGCCGCCCCCGCCGAGTGCGTCGAGTTCCTCAAGTACATCGCCAGCCCCGACGTCCAGAAGGGCTACGCCGAGACCGGCACCGGCCTGCCCGTCGTCAAGGGCGCCGAGGCCGGCATCAAGGACCCGGCCCTGAAGTCCATCCTCCAGGCCACCGCCGACGCGAGCTACGTGCAGCTGTGGCTGGACACCGCCTACGGCAGCACCGTCGGCACCGCGATGAACGACGCGATCGTCGCCATCTTCTCGGGGAACGGGACGCCGGAGAAGGTCGTCTCGGCCATGAAGGCAGCTGCGAGCAAGTGA